The proteins below are encoded in one region of Telopea speciosissima isolate NSW1024214 ecotype Mountain lineage chromosome 10, Tspe_v1, whole genome shotgun sequence:
- the LOC122643281 gene encoding uncharacterized protein LOC122643281 — MLDRCYQDANMFAIMKARKVVDGRATEKKRTNEKEDKKGDDKRARSERDSSPEYTPLNTTKTKILMEVSDRGLLQRPWSMFSKSEDQNPKKFYKFHREIGHDTEDCRQLKRKIEDVIQKGHLRHYVKEARDNPRGRETTRNDWRRDDKARRGGDRDRPSDQRNNHREVRRNQDETNTSTAPSILTILGGPGQESTRQAKAKARFVAVPKIFEKKARMEPDITFSDRDMEGLSWWHDDAVVVQAVIANRPFHRVLVDTGASVDMLSYDAYLQFGFKDGTLKPESAPLYGFSGTPVPIEGSVELLMTVGTTPYQKIMKVNFMVVRATTA, encoded by the coding sequence ATGCTAGATCGTTGTTACCAAGATGCCAACATGTTCGCTATCATGAAGGCGAGAAAAGTAGTGGATGGAAGAGCTACCGAGAAGAAAAGGACGAATGAAAAGGAAGACAAGAAGGGGGACGACAAGAGAGCGAGGTCAGAGAGGGATTCAAGTCCCGAGTATACCCCACTCAATACCACCAAGACTAAAATCTTGATGGAAGTATCGGATCGAGGGCTACTGCAACGGCCTTGGTCAATGTTTTCAAAATCGGAGGATCAGAatccaaaaaaattttacaaGTTCCACCGAGAGATAGGCCATGACACGGAGGACTGCAGACAGCTaaagaggaaaatagaagacGTGATCCAAAAAGGCCACCTAAGGCATTACGTGAAGGAGGCGAGAGATAACCCTCGAGGCCGAGAAACCACAAGGAATGACTGGCGAAGAGATGATAAAGCCCGAAGAGGGGGAGATAGGGATCGCCCAAGCGATCAGAGAAACAATCATCGGGAAGTCAGGAGAAACCAGGACGAGACCAACACATCCACAGCCCCATCTATCCTCACCATCCtaggaggaccagggcaagagtcaacTCGCCAAGCTAAGGCGAAAGCCAGATTTGTGGCAGTACCAAAAATCTTCGAAAAGAAAGCGCGCATGGAGCCCGATATCACTTTCTCAGACCGAGACATGGAGGGGCTGAGCTGGTGGCACGACGATGCTGTCGTGGTTCAGGCAGTTATAGCCAATCGACCCTTCCATCGGGTCTTAGTCGACACAGGGGCATCCGTAGATATGCTATCTTACGATGCATATCTACAATTTGGGTTCAAGGACGGTACGCTGAAGCCTGAGTCCGCACCCTTATACGGATTCTCGGGAACACCAGTGCCAATTGAAGGGTCAGTAGAGCTCCTGATGACAGTGGGAACCACCCCATACCAAAAAATCATGAAGGTCAACTTCATGGTCGTTCGGGCAACAACAGCCTAA
- the LOC122643282 gene encoding uncharacterized protein LOC122643282 codes for MNTKITALERGTAPDKSFRLAKHPFTRELMREELPKGFKPPTFEAYDGKGDPNDHISYFNAIMTVYGGSDVVSCRSFPTSLKGPAALWFAKLKPNSIRSFTELAKAFVSHFQSSVKQKKTTANLLAIKQRSDESIRDYIAHFNAKRLEIKDLDDAMAFNALHNGVTNHDLVKSLALDLVTTMP; via the coding sequence atgaatacaaaaattacGGCCCTGGAAAGGGGGACAGCCCCAGACAAAAGCTTTAGGCTGGCCAAACATCCCTTTACGAGGGAGCTCATGAGAGAAGAGCTTCCCAAGGGTTTTAAACCCCCCACGTTCGAGGCTTATGATGGGAAAGGTgaccccaatgaccacatcAGCTACTTCAATGCCATAATGACAGTCTATGGTGGGTCCGATGTGGTGTCCTGTCGATCATTCCCCACCTCTCTCAAGGGGCCCGCGGCGTTGTGGTTCGCCAAATTAAAGCCTAACTCGATCCGAAGCTTCACAGAGTTGGCCAAAGCCTTTGTCAGCCACTTCCAGAGCAGtgtgaagcaaaagaagaccacagCCAATTTGTTGGCTATCAAACAACGCTCTGATGAGTCCATCAGAGATTATATCGCCCACTTCAACGCGAAGAGGCTGGAGATTAAGGACCTGGATGATGCTATGGCTTTTAACGCCCTGCATAATGGAGTCACCAACCACGATCTAGTAAAGTCACTGGCACTAGATCTGGTGACGACTATGCCATAG